From a single Candidatus Defluviilinea gracilis genomic region:
- a CDS encoding DUF2283 domain-containing protein: MRIKYFEDTDTTLVELSANPPVETRELSENIYLDLDGNGNVVSITIEHASASSDMREFLYQRIPAGMSA, from the coding sequence ATGCGTATCAAATACTTTGAAGATACAGACACCACGCTGGTTGAGCTTTCCGCCAACCCGCCTGTGGAGACGCGCGAACTAAGCGAAAATATCTATCTGGATTTGGACGGCAACGGAAACGTGGTCAGCATCACGATTGAACATGCCAGCGCATCCAGCGACATGCGGGAGTTTCTTTATCAAAGAATACCAGCGGGAATGTCCGCGTGA
- a CDS encoding SDR family oxidoreductase has protein sequence MASFPDQVSVVTGAASGIGRALAVELARCGCHLALVDVNVDGLRKVEEELSLLGRRVSAHVVDVSNSEQMQNLPAEVLREHDRVDMLINNAGVSLAGPFESFSMADLDWIVNINLWGVIHGCKFFLPLFRQRGAGHIVNIASDFGLFGLPTKTAYCATKFAIRGFSEALRAELYGSGIHLTCVYPGAVDTELIRASRTLESQKRDLEAAFVAQRGTPAEKVAQKIIRGIQKRRARVLIGRETYAIDFMMRFFPNLTQTLVGRFHRRIPFL, from the coding sequence ATGGCGTCGTTTCCCGATCAAGTGAGTGTCGTGACAGGCGCCGCCAGCGGTATTGGACGGGCGCTCGCCGTAGAACTGGCGCGATGCGGTTGTCACCTTGCCCTGGTGGATGTGAACGTGGACGGCTTGCGGAAGGTTGAGGAGGAGTTAAGCCTTCTGGGTCGGCGGGTGTCGGCGCATGTTGTGGATGTTTCCAACAGCGAGCAGATGCAGAACCTGCCTGCAGAAGTCTTGCGTGAGCATGATCGAGTGGACATGTTGATTAACAATGCGGGCGTGTCTCTGGCTGGTCCGTTCGAGAGCTTCTCGATGGCAGATCTGGATTGGATCGTCAATATCAATCTATGGGGCGTGATCCATGGTTGTAAGTTTTTCCTCCCGCTCTTTCGCCAGCGCGGCGCGGGACATATCGTCAACATTGCCAGCGACTTTGGACTGTTCGGGCTTCCGACGAAAACAGCCTATTGCGCCACGAAATTCGCCATTCGCGGATTCAGCGAAGCCTTGCGGGCGGAGTTGTACGGATCAGGCATCCATCTGACCTGTGTGTATCCAGGCGCGGTGGATACGGAGTTGATCCGCGCTTCGAGGACGCTCGAATCGCAAAAGCGCGATTTGGAAGCGGCGTTCGTCGCTCAACGGGGAACGCCAGCGGAAAAAGTGGCGCAAAAGATCATTCGCGGCATCCAGAAAAGGCGGGCGCGTGTGCTGATCGGGCGCGAGACATACGCCATAGATTTTATGATGCGCTTCTTCCCGAACCTGACGCAAACTTTAGTAGGGCGGTTTCATCGTCGCATTCCGTTTTTGTAA
- a CDS encoding NAD(P)-binding domain-containing protein, with amino-acid sequence MDTIETIIVGGGQAGLATSYHLKQLGREHVVFEQAEKAGNAWRNDRWDSFTFVTPNWTIQLPGAEYDGDNPDGFLPKDEIVAYFERYIQKFDLPVRFKTSVLEVAPMDGGGYQVRTEAEVYQAKNVVIATGSFQKPKIPAFSKNISADILQIHSGKYRNPSQLPEGAVLVVGSAQSGMQIAEELYQSGRKVFLCTGSAPRAPRRYRGKEIFHWLRDTKFNDQTPDKLPSLKARLGGNPQVTGKNGGHSLNLHQFARDGVTLLGHIADAQGGKVMVKPDLKENLAKSDQGEKNIAAMIDKYIEANSIDAPQESLPELQDGYAAEIVTELDLKAVNVHSIIWAMGYTSDYSLVKLPVVDEDGFPITQRGVTQYSGLYFIGMNWLSTRKSVTMMGVREDVEFIIADMTK; translated from the coding sequence ATGGATACCATCGAAACGATCATCGTCGGCGGCGGGCAGGCGGGGCTCGCCACAAGTTATCACCTCAAACAACTGGGGCGCGAGCATGTGGTCTTCGAGCAGGCGGAAAAAGCGGGCAATGCCTGGCGCAACGACCGTTGGGACTCGTTCACCTTTGTCACCCCCAATTGGACGATCCAACTCCCTGGCGCGGAGTACGATGGCGATAACCCAGACGGGTTTCTGCCAAAGGACGAGATCGTCGCTTATTTTGAGCGATACATCCAGAAGTTCGATTTGCCTGTGCGGTTTAAAACGTCGGTGTTGGAAGTCGCCCCAATGGACGGAGGCGGGTATCAGGTCAGGACTGAAGCGGAAGTTTATCAAGCGAAAAATGTGGTCATCGCCACAGGTTCCTTCCAAAAGCCGAAGATTCCCGCGTTCAGTAAAAACATCTCAGCAGACATTTTGCAGATCCATTCGGGGAAGTATCGGAATCCGAGCCAACTGCCCGAGGGTGCGGTTCTCGTTGTGGGTTCGGCGCAATCGGGAATGCAGATCGCGGAGGAACTGTATCAAAGCGGACGCAAGGTGTTTCTTTGCACGGGTTCCGCGCCGCGCGCGCCGCGTCGGTATCGCGGTAAGGAGATTTTTCACTGGCTGCGCGATACCAAATTCAACGATCAGACCCCCGACAAACTTCCATCGCTCAAAGCGCGGCTGGGCGGAAACCCACAAGTGACTGGAAAGAACGGCGGGCACAGCCTGAATCTACATCAATTTGCGCGCGACGGCGTGACCCTGCTCGGTCACATCGCGGATGCGCAGGGCGGCAAGGTGATGGTGAAACCTGACCTGAAAGAAAACCTTGCCAAATCGGATCAGGGCGAGAAAAATATCGCCGCGATGATCGATAAATATATCGAAGCGAACAGCATTGACGCTCCGCAGGAATCCCTGCCTGAGTTGCAGGATGGGTATGCGGCAGAGATCGTCACTGAACTCGATCTGAAAGCCGTGAATGTCCATTCGATCATCTGGGCGATGGGCTATACCTCTGATTACAGTCTGGTGAAACTGCCCGTCGTTGACGAAGACGGCTTCCCCATTACACAGCGCGGCGTGACGCAATACTCAGGTCTGTACTTCATTGGCATGAACTGGCTGAGCACGCGCAAGTCTGTGACCATGATGGGCGTGAGAGAGGATGTGGAATTTATTATTGCAGACATGACGAAGTAG
- a CDS encoding protease inhibitor I42 family protein: protein MKKTFAIILLASLLIGCSTLTPTPTPNPAGNTRPALTDPAQPIEVRAGDVFHIVVDSNPSTGYHWDIVGELSGVEFVSTEYTADEPVMPGSGGVDVWTFKAASAGQTQITLGSYPPDPNVTEPARTVTFSIVVQ, encoded by the coding sequence ATGAAAAAAACTTTCGCTATAATATTGCTCGCAAGTTTGCTGATAGGTTGCTCCACACTAACTCCAACACCAACTCCAAACCCGGCAGGCAACACCAGACCCGCGCTCACAGACCCTGCTCAACCCATCGAAGTGCGGGCGGGTGATGTATTCCACATTGTCGTTGACTCAAACCCATCCACGGGCTATCACTGGGACATTGTCGGCGAACTCAGCGGAGTGGAATTTGTCTCCACCGAATACACGGCAGACGAACCGGTCATGCCCGGCTCTGGCGGCGTGGATGTGTGGACCTTCAAAGCCGCTTCCGCAGGGCAGACGCAGATCACCCTCGGCAGTTATCCGCCTGACCCGAATGTCACTGAGCCTGCTCGAACCGTTACCTTTAGCATCGTGGTTCAGTGA
- a CDS encoding PAS domain S-box protein — protein sequence MEWLQKHRKQILYVIGYSALAVFLDLASGAFVLQTGLAICYPPAGLYLAAILLLGWRALPLAFINPVFSVLVTLHSPDIPLIAVIGIGLASMVSPAIALSLLRKFSPAAIRLQTVRDVAGFSFVSCFAVLVECLIAASVYVLTGLSAWEAFGTIATGWWISNVIPYLTLTIVILLWRQGRTSREFLSDYRTKSQAVLILASMPFAILIAFSTKDDISVSRLYVALLPILWAALIGGITGAAWASLVMTAGILVLAPGLMIEPELIVEAQFFLLASTLAGLLTGGIVTERRQAESALRESEEKYRAIFENAIDGIFQSSPEERFLKINPAMANMYGFESPEAMICEVTDIATQLIVEPRQRDELARRLAAGEQVAGFEMLNYRRDRSTFWISMNIQAVRDAGGNILYYEGTLEDITKRKQALEAIIASEEKYRSLVENREIIIMTIDLEEKLQFMNHTAEGYSLEQVLGSSIHDFISPESQSMVKRKFRNVIENKKAEAYELQGPGAHGPQTWYSTNVSPIFADGKVVGLTLLTMDITERKQAEAEQARLIAELESKNAELTRFVYTVSHDLKSPLVTINGYLGYIEEDARSGNLKRLMRDTRRIQDATNKMHALLTELLELSRIGRVMNAAEDVPFADIVKDALEITRGQLESRRVTIRIQPDLPTIHGDRQRLIEVLQNLLDNAAKYMGAQPEPQIEIGQYGEVDGKSIFFVKDNGTGIAPEYHERVFGLFNKLDSSSDGTGIGLALVKRIIEVHEGRIWVESELGKGSTFYFTLLAK from the coding sequence ATGGAATGGCTCCAAAAGCATCGAAAACAAATCCTGTATGTGATTGGGTACTCTGCGCTCGCCGTATTTTTAGATTTGGCAAGCGGGGCATTTGTCCTCCAAACGGGACTCGCCATCTGTTACCCTCCCGCTGGTTTGTACCTGGCGGCAATCCTTTTACTGGGCTGGCGGGCATTGCCGTTGGCGTTCATCAACCCTGTTTTTTCAGTGCTGGTTACGCTTCACTCCCCGGACATTCCTCTCATCGCGGTGATTGGCATCGGGCTTGCGTCCATGGTTTCGCCCGCCATTGCGCTTTCCCTGCTGAGAAAATTTTCCCCTGCCGCGATCCGTCTGCAAACCGTGCGGGATGTGGCGGGGTTCTCCTTCGTCTCGTGTTTTGCCGTTCTGGTCGAATGCCTGATCGCCGCCTCCGTCTATGTGCTGACCGGGCTCAGCGCGTGGGAAGCATTCGGCACAATCGCAACGGGCTGGTGGATCTCCAATGTCATTCCCTATCTTACGCTGACGATAGTCATCCTCCTATGGCGGCAAGGACGGACTTCTCGTGAGTTCTTATCGGATTACCGGACCAAGAGCCAGGCAGTGTTGATTTTGGCAAGCATGCCGTTCGCCATCCTGATCGCTTTCTCTACAAAAGATGACATATCAGTATCGCGCTTGTACGTGGCGCTCCTGCCCATTCTGTGGGCGGCTCTGATCGGCGGTATCACTGGCGCGGCATGGGCGTCTCTGGTGATGACCGCGGGCATTCTTGTGTTAGCGCCGGGTTTGATGATCGAACCAGAACTCATTGTGGAGGCGCAATTCTTCCTGCTTGCTTCCACGCTGGCTGGGTTGTTGACCGGGGGCATTGTTACAGAACGCCGACAAGCAGAATCTGCCTTGCGCGAAAGCGAAGAAAAGTACCGCGCCATTTTTGAGAATGCCATAGACGGTATTTTTCAAAGCTCGCCCGAGGAACGCTTCCTCAAAATCAACCCCGCAATGGCGAATATGTACGGGTTCGAATCGCCGGAGGCGATGATCTGCGAGGTCACCGATATCGCAACCCAATTGATTGTGGAACCGCGCCAGAGGGATGAACTCGCTCGCCGCTTGGCGGCTGGCGAACAGGTTGCCGGTTTTGAAATGCTCAATTATCGCAGAGATCGATCTACGTTCTGGATCTCCATGAACATACAAGCCGTCCGCGACGCCGGGGGAAACATCCTGTATTACGAAGGCACCCTGGAAGATATTACCAAACGCAAACAAGCGCTGGAAGCCATCATTGCCAGTGAAGAAAAATACCGCTCGCTGGTCGAAAACCGCGAGATCATTATCATGACGATCGACCTCGAAGAGAAACTGCAATTCATGAATCACACGGCGGAAGGCTACAGCCTGGAACAAGTGCTAGGCTCAAGTATCCATGATTTCATATCGCCGGAATCCCAGAGCATGGTGAAGCGGAAGTTCAGGAATGTGATCGAAAATAAAAAGGCTGAGGCTTATGAATTGCAGGGACCCGGCGCGCACGGTCCTCAGACGTGGTATTCCACCAACGTCAGCCCCATTTTTGCGGATGGGAAGGTGGTCGGCTTGACGTTGTTGACCATGGATATTACCGAGCGTAAGCAGGCAGAAGCCGAACAGGCGCGTTTGATCGCGGAACTCGAAAGCAAAAACGCGGAGTTGACGCGCTTCGTCTATACGGTATCGCACGACCTCAAATCTCCGCTGGTCACGATCAACGGCTACCTCGGCTATATCGAAGAGGATGCGCGCTCCGGCAACCTGAAGCGATTAATGCGGGACACCCGCCGCATTCAAGACGCCACCAACAAAATGCACGCGCTCCTCACGGAACTGCTCGAACTTTCGCGCATCGGACGAGTGATGAACGCGGCTGAAGATGTTCCCTTTGCGGATATCGTAAAAGACGCGCTGGAGATCACGCGCGGGCAATTGGAATCAAGACGCGTCACGATTCGGATCCAACCCGACCTGCCCACAATCCATGGAGATCGCCAGCGCCTGATCGAAGTTTTACAAAACCTGCTGGATAACGCCGCCAAATACATGGGCGCGCAACCCGAACCGCAGATCGAGATCGGGCAATACGGCGAAGTGGACGGCAAGTCCATCTTCTTTGTCAAAGACAACGGCACCGGCATCGCGCCTGAATATCATGAGCGCGTCTTCGGCTTGTTCAATAAACTCGATTCGTCGTCGGACGGCACAGGGATCGGGCTTGCCCTCGTGAAGAGAATTATTGAGGTGCATGAAGGCAGAATTTGGGTGGAGAGCGAGTTGGGCAAAGGCTCCACATTTTATTTCACTCTGCTGGCGAAATAG
- a CDS encoding RNA polymerase sigma factor — MEDRIAIALLKQGKLNGLETLVNRYQAKAVHTAYLITQERASAEDAAQSAFVKIAERIHQFDETRPFPPWFFRIVVHDALKLAKRMKRHASLDELDEDASALSALLVDSAPQPEPTLEAKQARENILQAIQRLPPEQRAVIAMRYYLDMSEADMSAKMDRPLSSIKWWLRDARKRLSELIADDRR, encoded by the coding sequence ATGGAAGATCGAATCGCAATCGCGCTACTCAAACAAGGCAAACTCAACGGTCTCGAAACGCTGGTCAATCGCTATCAGGCAAAGGCGGTGCATACCGCATACTTAATCACGCAAGAGCGCGCCTCGGCGGAGGATGCGGCGCAGTCGGCGTTCGTCAAAATCGCCGAACGCATCCATCAATTCGACGAAACGCGCCCCTTTCCCCCGTGGTTTTTCCGCATCGTCGTCCACGACGCGCTCAAACTCGCCAAGCGGATGAAACGCCACGCCTCGCTGGACGAACTGGATGAAGACGCTTCGGCTCTTTCCGCGCTGTTAGTTGATTCGGCTCCCCAGCCTGAGCCAACGCTGGAAGCGAAGCAGGCGCGCGAAAATATTTTGCAAGCCATCCAACGCCTGCCGCCCGAACAACGCGCCGTCATCGCGATGCGCTACTACCTCGACATGAGCGAAGCGGACATGTCCGCAAAGATGGATCGCCCGCTCAGTTCCATCAAATGGTGGCTGAGAGACGCGCGCAAACGCCTGAGTGAATTGATCGCCGACGACAGGAGATAA
- a CDS encoding GAF domain-containing protein codes for MRSTENSQSPDTTFLEIFDKNPVAIVVSNAAGQVVFANAQSHRLLGYEAGELIGISIEQLAPENIRVAHERSRAAFNQKPSARPMMGRELTARRKDGGLFPVEIGLVPLTLGADTLILASIMELTELKQLEQEAKRRASEVTLLYRLGLALASGDDLYHALRAFANELRQVISADAFHIGLYDSETDIFSYSLFLNLDEDIQPPSRKLLEKPGLAAEVISGRKTIYLEDINDPQVRRDHHMLVIVEAPVRSYLGIPLVLDDRVIGIMSVQSLQPGAYSQEQIRLLETIATQVSITIEKSRLLEQLQRELAERRLLIDELENKNAELERFTYTVSHDLKSPLVTISGFLEFLEQSAATGDMARFKKDKKRIRDAVSRMQDMLGELLELSRLGRVMNEPASIPFGDLTREALELARGRVDERGIVVYIQPNLPSVRVDKPRLIEVMQNLLDNAAKYMGAQAKPRIEVGHQGVEDDKPIFFVRDNGMGIPPEHHERIFGLFNKLDPTSEGTGIGLALVKRIIELHGGRIWIESKAGHGSTFYFTLPRG; via the coding sequence ATGCGCTCTACGGAAAACTCTCAGTCTCCAGATACCACCTTTCTGGAGATCTTCGACAAAAACCCGGTGGCTATTGTTGTTTCTAACGCGGCGGGGCAGGTTGTTTTTGCGAACGCGCAATCTCATCGCTTGCTTGGTTACGAGGCGGGCGAGTTGATCGGAATAAGCATCGAGCAGTTGGCGCCCGAGAATATCCGCGTTGCGCACGAGCGCAGTCGCGCGGCTTTCAACCAAAAACCCTCCGCCCGCCCGATGATGGGGCGGGAACTCACGGCGCGGCGAAAAGATGGCGGGCTGTTTCCGGTCGAGATCGGGTTGGTGCCGTTGACGTTGGGCGCGGATACCCTCATTCTGGCTTCGATCATGGAACTGACCGAACTCAAACAGTTGGAGCAGGAAGCCAAACGACGCGCCAGTGAAGTGACCCTGCTCTACCGCCTGGGGCTGGCGCTTGCCAGCGGGGATGATCTGTATCACGCCCTGCGCGCATTTGCGAATGAGTTGAGGCAGGTCATCAGCGCGGATGCCTTTCACATCGGGTTGTACGATTCGGAAACCGATATTTTTTCTTATTCCCTCTTCCTCAATTTGGATGAAGATATCCAGCCGCCATCGCGTAAATTGCTCGAGAAGCCGGGGCTGGCGGCGGAGGTTATCTCCGGCAGGAAAACGATCTATCTTGAAGATATTAACGATCCCCAAGTACGGCGCGACCATCATATGCTCGTGATCGTCGAAGCGCCGGTCCGTTCGTATCTCGGCATCCCGCTTGTGTTGGATGACCGCGTGATCGGAATTATGTCGGTGCAATCGCTTCAACCTGGGGCGTACTCGCAAGAGCAGATCCGCCTGTTGGAAACCATCGCAACGCAGGTTTCCATCACCATCGAGAAATCGCGTTTGCTCGAACAATTGCAACGGGAACTTGCCGAACGCAGGCTGTTGATCGACGAACTGGAGAATAAGAACGCGGAACTGGAACGGTTTACCTACACAGTGTCGCACGATCTCAAGTCTCCGCTGGTGACGATCAGCGGCTTTCTTGAATTTCTGGAGCAATCTGCCGCAACAGGAGATATGGCACGGTTCAAGAAAGATAAGAAGCGCATACGAGACGCCGTCAGCCGCATGCAAGACATGCTTGGCGAACTGCTCGAACTTTCGCGCCTGGGCCGCGTTATGAACGAACCAGCCAGCATCCCTTTTGGCGACTTGACGCGGGAGGCGCTGGAACTGGCGCGCGGCAGGGTGGATGAAAGAGGGATCGTTGTGTACATTCAGCCAAACCTTCCCTCCGTCCGCGTGGATAAGCCGCGCCTGATCGAAGTTATGCAAAATCTGCTGGATAACGCCGCCAAATATATGGGCGCCCAGGCAAAACCTCGTATCGAGGTGGGGCATCAGGGCGTGGAGGACGATAAACCTATTTTCTTTGTGCGCGATAATGGCATGGGAATCCCGCCTGAGCATCACGAGCGCATCTTTGGGCTTTTCAATAAACTCGACCCTACCAGCGAGGGCACGGGGATTGGGCTTGCCCTGGTGAAACGCATCATCGAATTGCACGGCGGCAGGATTTGGATCGAGAGCAAAGCGGGGCATGGCTCCACCTTTTATTTCACCTTACCGCGCGGATAG
- a CDS encoding glycosyltransferase family 39 protein, with product MPPTKRKPKPQPKKTSKRRARTAGEFEFSIKPGTKTTFTIEAGKEKAGEVPVRIRVEGGKARRLATQAQARKEAPAWRKNLSRLANIQTESLAKWLFAGAIALYLATRLIGLSIYPIYFFTDEAFQTQAMDELIRMNYRDVDGTFLPAYFGNGMGFTVYLQWLPLLLFGKSAVLTRAVSTVVTVIAALAVGIILRDVARVKYWWAGVIFLSFTPSWFLHSRTAFETGVFVAFYAAAFCCYLLYRYRSPHYLYWTALFGALAFYSYNPAQLMVPVTAALLLVSDWRYHWEQRNTVWKGGLLLALLAIPYLRYRIGHPNSPGDLLHLLGSYLVSDMPLIDKVKLYISEYFFGLSAYYWFIPNDRDQIRHIMKDYGHIMLATLPFFIVGLAHILRNLRDSANRALLLIILVSPIGGAMVQIGITRSLVFVVPAAILTTLGLELVLRWIENPAEALQDSEPASPPTVKRLALFLGIFLACIFLISMFEKSIDRLFVVALVGLFGARALGLFSSLKRWARGWFPTWRLPSTVIALLAFAILAGVNIYVLADALRNGPFWWKDYGETQYGSFQIYDIIEKYHQEHPQDRIIFTSSWANGADILNRFFIGDQSWLDGGSIEGYIQRKFPVDENTVFIMVPLEYSIATDSEKLTDIRLEKTVAYPDGSPAFYFVRLRYVDNIDEIFAAERAVRAVLQESVVNLNGQEVGIRFSYLDAVSQSETIPLIFDGDEYTYIKTLEDNPFVIELSFPAPITLNGFSLMIGSANIRVTLTASNESGAEPVTYTFEGKGSENEPVLSFDLPQPINAQVLHIEVFDPFSPPPAQIHIWELTLR from the coding sequence ATGCCACCTACAAAACGCAAACCCAAACCACAGCCCAAGAAAACCTCCAAGCGCCGCGCGCGGACCGCGGGCGAGTTTGAGTTTTCGATCAAGCCCGGCACAAAAACCACCTTTACCATTGAAGCGGGCAAAGAGAAGGCGGGAGAGGTGCCCGTGCGCATCCGCGTGGAGGGAGGGAAAGCCCGCCGCCTGGCGACGCAGGCTCAGGCGCGGAAAGAAGCGCCTGCCTGGAGGAAGAATCTCAGCCGCCTGGCGAATATCCAAACAGAATCGCTTGCGAAATGGTTGTTCGCCGGCGCCATTGCGCTATATCTCGCCACGCGTCTCATTGGGCTAAGTATCTACCCCATCTATTTTTTCACCGACGAAGCGTTTCAAACCCAAGCCATGGATGAACTCATCCGCATGAATTACCGCGATGTGGATGGGACCTTCCTGCCAGCCTATTTCGGCAACGGCATGGGCTTCACCGTGTATTTACAATGGCTTCCGCTGTTGCTTTTTGGCAAGTCGGCGGTGTTGACGCGCGCCGTCTCGACGGTGGTGACGGTGATCGCGGCGCTGGCTGTGGGGATCATCCTGCGCGACGTTGCGCGCGTCAAATATTGGTGGGCGGGGGTGATCTTCCTCTCGTTCACGCCCTCGTGGTTTTTGCACTCGCGCACGGCATTCGAAACGGGCGTGTTCGTGGCGTTTTATGCCGCCGCGTTTTGCTGTTACCTGTTGTACCGCTATCGATCTCCGCATTATTTGTATTGGACCGCCCTATTCGGCGCGTTGGCATTTTACTCGTATAACCCCGCGCAGTTGATGGTGCCGGTGACGGCGGCGCTCCTGCTCGTTTCAGATTGGCGCTATCACTGGGAACAGCGCAACACCGTGTGGAAGGGCGGTCTCCTGCTGGCGTTGCTGGCGATCCCCTACCTTCGTTACCGCATCGGGCATCCCAATTCGCCGGGCGATCTTTTGCACTTGCTGGGTTCATATCTCGTCAGCGATATGCCGCTGATCGATAAGGTGAAGTTGTACATTTCGGAATATTTCTTTGGGTTGAGCGCGTACTACTGGTTCATTCCCAACGACCGCGACCAGATCCGTCATATCATGAAGGATTATGGTCACATCATGCTTGCCACGCTTCCGTTTTTCATTGTGGGGTTGGCGCACATTCTGCGAAACCTGCGCGACTCGGCGAACCGCGCGCTCCTGCTCATCATACTGGTGTCGCCCATCGGCGGCGCCATGGTGCAGATCGGCATCACGCGCAGTCTGGTGTTCGTTGTGCCTGCCGCGATCTTGACCACGCTCGGGCTTGAACTCGTTTTACGCTGGATCGAAAACCCTGCGGAAGCGTTGCAGGATTCAGAACCCGCCTCGCCCCCGACAGTGAAACGGCTTGCCCTTTTCCTCGGCATTTTCCTCGCTTGCATCTTCCTCATTAGCATGTTCGAGAAAAGTATCGACCGGCTCTTTGTCGTCGCATTGGTTGGGCTGTTCGGCGCGCGCGCTCTGGGATTGTTTTCATCGCTCAAGCGCTGGGCGCGAGGCTGGTTCCCAACCTGGAGATTGCCCTCCACGGTGATCGCGCTTCTCGCGTTTGCGATCTTGGCAGGCGTGAACATCTACGTTCTTGCTGACGCGTTGAGGAACGGTCCCTTCTGGTGGAAGGACTACGGCGAAACCCAATACGGCTCATTCCAGATCTACGACATCATCGAAAAGTATCATCAGGAACACCCGCAGGATCGGATCATTTTCACCTCCAGTTGGGCGAACGGCGCGGATATTTTGAACCGCTTTTTCATCGGCGACCAGTCGTGGCTCGACGGCGGCAGTATCGAAGGCTACATTCAGCGCAAATTCCCCGTAGACGAGAATACCGTGTTCATTATGGTGCCGTTGGAGTACTCGATCGCGACCGACAGCGAGAAACTTACCGACATCCGCCTCGAAAAGACCGTCGCATACCCCGACGGTTCGCCAGCCTTCTACTTTGTGCGCCTGCGCTACGTAGATAACATCGACGAGATCTTCGCGGCAGAGCGGGCGGTGCGCGCCGTGTTGCAGGAATCGGTGGTGAACCTCAACGGGCAGGAGGTGGGCATCCGCTTCTCGTATTTGGATGCCGTGAGCCAATCTGAAACGATCCCCTTGATCTTCGATGGCGATGAATACACTTATATCAAAACGCTGGAAGATAACCCGTTCGTCATTGAGTTGAGCTTCCCCGCGCCGATCACGTTGAACGGCTTTTCGCTCATGATCGGCTCGGCAAATATACGGGTGACGCTGACTGCCAGCAATGAGTCGGGCGCGGAGCCGGTGACGTATACCTTCGAAGGGAAAGGGTCGGAGAATGAGCCGGTGCTATCCTTTGATCTGCCGCAACCGATCAACGCGCAAGTTTTGCATATCGAGGTATTCGACCCGTTCTCGCCGCCCCCGGCGCAGATCCATATCTGGGAACTCACCCTGCGCTGA